TTTTTCGGGGATGATGCCGAGATGTTCCACCCCTGCATTCTTGATAGTGATTTCGCTCTGGGTCATTGCAGCCAGTCCGATGAAAGAGCCAATCTCGATCATATCGGGCAGCATGCTGTGTTCGCAGCCACCGAGGTGTTTCACGCCTTCGATGGTGAGCAGGTTGGAACCTACGCCGCTGATACGGGCGCCCATTCGATTGAGCATCTTGCAAAGCTGCTGCAGGTAAGGCTCACAGGCTGCATTGTAAATAGTGGTGGTACCTTCTGCCATTACAGCTGCCATCACAATGTTAGCAGTTCCTGTAACGCTGGGCTCATCCAGCAGCATATAAGTGCCTTTTAGTCCACCATCGCCTGTTTCAAGGCGGAAATAGTTATCATCGGCTGCATATACAAAACGGGCACCCAGTTTTTCGAATCCGATGATATGGGTATCCAGCCTGCGGCGGCCTATTTTATCGCCTCCCGGTTTGGGAATAAATGCGCGGCCGAACCTGGCAAGCAGGGGGCCTGCAATCATCACCGAACCACGAAGACGGCCTGATTTCTTTTTGAATTCGGGGCTTTCCAGGTATTTCAGGTCTACTGCATCCGCCTGAAATTCGCAGGTATCCCTGCTGATACGGTTAATTTTAACACCAGCATCTCCAAGCAACTCTATCAGCAGATTTACATCTACGATATCCGGAATGTTTGTGATAGTCACTTTTTCCGGGGTCAGCATCACTGCACTGATGATCTGTAAAGCTTCGTTTTTGGCACCCTGGGGCACAATTTCCCCCTTTAAGCGGTTGCCGCCTCTTACTTCAAAAGCGCTGCTCACTTGTTCCTGTTTTTATTGAATTGTTTATTGTGCTTGTTGCTGTTGTTACCTTTATTACCGCTGTTTCCGCCGCCTTTGAATTTATT
The genomic region above belongs to Chitinophaga sp. 180180018-3 and contains:
- the murA gene encoding UDP-N-acetylglucosamine 1-carboxyvinyltransferase; translated protein: MSSAFEVRGGNRLKGEIVPQGAKNEALQIISAVMLTPEKVTITNIPDIVDVNLLIELLGDAGVKINRISRDTCEFQADAVDLKYLESPEFKKKSGRLRGSVMIAGPLLARFGRAFIPKPGGDKIGRRRLDTHIIGFEKLGARFVYAADDNYFRLETGDGGLKGTYMLLDEPSVTGTANIVMAAVMAEGTTTIYNAACEPYLQQLCKMLNRMGARISGVGSNLLTIEGVKHLGGCEHSMLPDMIEIGSFIGLAAMTQSEITIKNAGVEHLGIIPEKFRQLGIQMEIRDNDIYIPSQDSYEIQTFLDGSILTIADHPWPGFTPDLLSIVLVVATQAKGSVMIHQKMFESRLFFVDKLIDMGAQIVLCDPHRAVVIGLGRQHALRGITMSSPDIRAGVSLLIAALSAEGKSTIQNIDQIDRGYQYIDERLRKLGADIKRI